The Fervidibacillus albus genome contains a region encoding:
- the prmC gene encoding peptide chain release factor N(5)-glutamine methyltransferase, which translates to MKRNESIRKVFEALNWARQFLREKGREENVAHIAMEFCLGMGRTELLANMHRPLNATEFETFQQMIIQHGEGVPIQYVIGYEEFYGRKFHVNEHCLIPRPETEELVLGTITRMKKSFSNQALEVVDIGTGSGVIAITLKLEVPTLHVTATDISTKTLDVAKNNARTLGANIEWVEGDLLTPLIGSKRFDCVVSNPPYIPIGEKENLSVIVKNYEPERALFGGTDGLVYYRKMIEQLPNILKRKALVGFEIGHTQGDAVAKLLLNKFPNAKVEIVKDLNGKQRMVFAFIESM; encoded by the coding sequence ATGAAAAGGAATGAATCGATTCGGAAAGTATTTGAAGCATTGAACTGGGCGCGTCAATTTTTGCGGGAAAAGGGACGGGAAGAAAATGTCGCACATATCGCCATGGAGTTTTGCCTCGGAATGGGAAGAACTGAACTTTTGGCAAACATGCATCGCCCGTTGAACGCAACCGAATTCGAAACGTTTCAGCAAATGATTATTCAACATGGTGAAGGGGTACCGATTCAATACGTAATCGGTTATGAGGAATTTTATGGACGCAAATTTCATGTGAACGAACATTGTCTCATTCCTCGTCCGGAAACAGAAGAACTCGTCCTCGGCACGATTACCCGAATGAAGAAATCGTTTTCTAATCAGGCGTTGGAAGTGGTCGATATCGGTACGGGAAGCGGTGTGATCGCCATTACGTTAAAGTTGGAGGTGCCAACCCTTCATGTGACAGCGACGGACATTTCAACGAAGACGTTGGATGTAGCCAAAAACAATGCCCGTACCCTCGGTGCAAATATCGAATGGGTCGAAGGGGATTTACTTACACCTTTGATCGGCAGTAAGCGATTCGACTGTGTTGTCTCCAATCCTCCGTACATCCCGATTGGAGAAAAGGAGAATTTGTCTGTTATTGTAAAAAATTATGAACCGGAGCGCGCTTTGTTTGGCGGAACGGACGGACTCGTTTACTACCGAAAAATGATTGAACAGTTGCCCAACATATTAAAAAGAAAAGCCCTCGTCGGCTTCGAAATCGGTCATACGCAAGGTGACGCGGTTGCGAAACTATTGTTAAACAAATTTCCCAATGCGAAAGTGGAAATTGTGAAAGATTTGAACGGAAAACAACGGATGGTTTTCGCCTTCATCGAATCGATGTAA
- the spoIIR gene encoding stage II sporulation protein R, giving the protein MNKNHSLVAAFFFIVVTIATSFSLYIPKSFAANEEVITIPKEAIRLRILANSNSEQDQRIKREIRDLVNEQITEWVDDLTSLEEAREVIIEHLDEIEDLSTSVLEREKVKQNVQVDFGKVAFPTKLYGQFLYPAGTYEAVLITIGEGNGANWWCVLFPPLCFLDFSSSSAIQDDPDESESSTEQHASGTKTTKKDAHFVEETEEEPEVKFFLIEIIEKIISFFK; this is encoded by the coding sequence ATGAATAAAAATCATAGTTTGGTAGCCGCCTTCTTTTTTATCGTGGTTACAATTGCAACGAGTTTCAGTTTATATATCCCGAAAAGCTTTGCAGCGAACGAAGAAGTAATTACCATTCCAAAGGAAGCGATCCGTCTCCGAATATTAGCCAACAGCAATTCCGAACAGGATCAGCGAATCAAAAGGGAAATTCGGGATTTAGTCAATGAACAAATAACCGAATGGGTGGATGATCTTACATCATTAGAGGAAGCAAGGGAAGTAATCATCGAACATTTAGATGAAATCGAGGATTTATCTACTTCCGTTTTGGAGCGGGAAAAGGTGAAGCAAAACGTACAAGTAGACTTTGGAAAAGTAGCGTTTCCAACAAAATTATACGGTCAGTTCCTTTATCCTGCTGGCACATACGAAGCGGTGTTAATTACGATCGGTGAAGGGAACGGAGCCAATTGGTGGTGCGTCCTTTTCCCTCCCCTTTGTTTCCTTGACTTTTCCTCCAGTTCTGCGATTCAAGACGATCCGGATGAAAGCGAATCGTCGACAGAACAACATGCATCCGGAACGAAAACAACTAAAAAGGATGCTCATTTCGTCGAGGAAACGGAAGAGGAACCGGAAGTGAAATTTTTCCTCATCGAAATTATTGAAAAAATCATCTCGTTTTTCAAATAA
- a CDS encoding L-threonylcarbamoyladenylate synthase: MDTKIWKVDKNVDNLLTYPQIIEAARWLQKNALVAFPTETVYGLGANAKSDEAVKKIFEAKGRPSDNPLIIHISDQEEVAQYVEEIPEVASKLMDRFWPGPLTIILRKRKGILSDRATTSLPTVALRMPDHPIALAVIRASGLPIAAPSANLSGKPSPTKFTHVYNDMNGKIAGIIDGGDTGVGLESTVIDCTNPTPVILRPGGITKEEIEGVIGEVLMDPALQSNDEKPKSPGMKYTHYAPKAPVLLVDGSDLFIQQTIDRYIAEGKKVGVLTTEEKKNRWKADIVLGCGKRCDLSTVANRLYDSLRAFDETNVEIILSETFPNRGIGRAIMNRLMKAAGHRILKQSRSIDGRNIVNWKETDNR, translated from the coding sequence ATGGATACGAAAATATGGAAAGTGGATAAAAATGTGGATAATTTACTCACATATCCACAAATCATCGAAGCGGCTCGGTGGTTGCAAAAAAATGCTCTCGTTGCTTTTCCGACTGAAACGGTGTACGGACTTGGGGCGAATGCCAAAAGCGATGAGGCGGTGAAGAAAATTTTCGAAGCGAAGGGAAGACCGAGTGATAACCCGCTCATCATTCATATAAGCGATCAGGAAGAGGTAGCACAATACGTTGAAGAAATTCCGGAAGTCGCCTCGAAGCTAATGGATCGTTTTTGGCCGGGTCCGTTGACGATTATTTTACGAAAAAGGAAGGGAATTTTGTCGGATCGAGCGACGACAAGTTTACCGACCGTTGCCCTTCGCATGCCGGATCACCCGATTGCCTTAGCGGTCATTCGTGCTAGCGGACTTCCGATTGCTGCACCGAGTGCCAATTTGTCTGGGAAACCGTCTCCTACAAAATTCACCCATGTATATAACGATATGAACGGGAAAATCGCTGGAATCATAGACGGTGGCGATACGGGGGTCGGGTTGGAATCGACGGTCATCGATTGTACGAATCCGACGCCTGTTATTTTACGACCTGGTGGCATTACGAAGGAAGAAATTGAAGGAGTCATTGGAGAAGTATTAATGGACCCGGCTCTTCAATCCAACGATGAAAAACCAAAATCCCCCGGTATGAAATATACGCACTACGCTCCGAAGGCACCAGTCCTATTAGTTGATGGATCGGACTTGTTTATACAACAAACGATCGACCGCTACATTGCGGAAGGTAAGAAAGTAGGCGTCTTAACGACCGAAGAAAAGAAAAATCGTTGGAAGGCGGATATTGTATTGGGTTGTGGAAAACGTTGCGACTTGTCCACGGTGGCCAATCGGTTATATGATAGTTTACGTGCCTTCGATGAAACGAACGTAGAGATTATATTAAGTGAAACATTTCCGAACCGTGGCATTGGTCGGGCTATTATGAATCGACTGATGAAAGCAGCCGGTCATCGTATCTTGAAGCAATCCCGTTCTATCGATGGTAGAAATATCGTCAACTGGAAAGAAACGGATAATCGTTGA
- a CDS encoding manganese efflux pump MntP family protein — MTSVIQELITLSIMAFAVGMDAFSVGLGMGMIPLRRKQLFLIGLTVGFFHIWMPLFGIFTGKLFSETFGTFATYTGGIILVILGSEMCFSSLKKEKKVRFKPVGLGLLMFAFSVSMDSFSLGLTLGIFGARAITAILLFGLFSTCLTWTGLMLGSKVKGLLGNYSEALGGSILLFFGLKFLFPI, encoded by the coding sequence ATGACAAGTGTAATTCAAGAATTAATCACATTATCAATTATGGCCTTTGCTGTCGGAATGGATGCTTTTTCCGTCGGCCTCGGTATGGGAATGATTCCGTTACGTCGAAAACAATTGTTTCTCATCGGCTTAACGGTTGGTTTTTTCCATATTTGGATGCCTTTATTCGGGATATTTACGGGTAAATTATTTTCCGAAACGTTCGGGACATTTGCCACTTATACCGGCGGAATCATCCTCGTCATCCTCGGAAGCGAAATGTGTTTTTCGAGCCTTAAAAAGGAAAAGAAAGTTCGGTTTAAACCCGTTGGACTTGGATTACTGATGTTCGCCTTTTCCGTTAGTATGGACAGTTTTTCCCTCGGGTTAACTTTAGGCATATTCGGTGCCCGGGCGATTACTGCCATCCTTTTATTCGGTCTGTTTTCCACCTGTTTAACTTGGACGGGTCTGATGCTTGGGTCAAAGGTGAAAGGTTTGTTAGGAAATTATAGCGAGGCGTTAGGTGGATCCATCCTTTTATTTTTCGGCCTTAAATTTTTGTTTCCCATCTAA
- a CDS encoding low molecular weight protein arginine phosphatase codes for MTNILFVCTGNTCRSPMAAALLQDKDVDGLAVNSAGIFAMEGADASPLAKQVLNENDIKYDHSSTLLTEKEVDWADVILTMTKSHKDLINSRFGKTIGKTFTLKEFVDEGEKDVADPFGGNIDTYRQTFQELAELIEKLVEKFAEDGEGLEA; via the coding sequence ATGACAAATATTTTATTCGTTTGTACGGGCAATACGTGTCGAAGTCCGATGGCGGCTGCTCTATTACAAGACAAAGATGTGGACGGATTGGCGGTAAATTCGGCGGGAATTTTCGCAATGGAAGGAGCGGACGCATCTCCTTTAGCAAAGCAAGTATTAAATGAAAACGATATCAAATATGACCATTCTTCCACATTACTTACCGAAAAAGAGGTCGATTGGGCGGATGTGATCTTAACGATGACGAAGTCCCACAAAGATTTAATCAACAGTCGTTTCGGAAAGACAATAGGGAAAACGTTTACTTTGAAAGAATTCGTTGATGAGGGGGAAAAGGATGTTGCGGACCCGTTCGGAGGTAACATCGATACATATAGACAAACATTTCAAGAACTAGCTGAACTCATAGAAAAATTGGTGGAAAAATTTGCGGAGGATGGAGAAGGATTGGAGGCATAA
- a CDS encoding methyl-accepting chemotaxis protein, protein MVEKRKYRFSIRIKLVIMTTILAIITYSTSAFFIYVLYPMYFKQMTNQVVFTLLTLSLGILWSGILAYIVGYYFVKPLKRLEMAAEEASNGNISMDVQISKTDDEIRSLGIAFNHMLKNLRQMVKLIEDNFAATNEKVLLISEETKKATEQAENIARTVDEISMGAENSAQSITNTAESIDDVTSLAKDVQRKAKHSETTAKEMLDVLGESKKVICSLIDGIQHVANGNKETLQSVERLSNQAAKIEQIIQLVGDIADQTNLLALNASIEAARAGQHGRGFAVVADEVRKLADESAKAVSGITELITNIQTEVKTVVEHITEQVQVVDREVEKAGSANTMMETMASTTYQVADEVEKITRLIDQQMESIQKTAEDSQDVSAIAEQTSAGAQQVAAATQEQTYVMENIKQTGIELKSNAEKLRKTITQFKV, encoded by the coding sequence ATGGTAGAAAAAAGGAAGTACCGTTTTAGCATCCGAATCAAGCTAGTTATTATGACGACGATTTTGGCGATCATTACATATTCGACGAGCGCTTTTTTTATTTACGTATTATATCCGATGTATTTTAAACAAATGACGAACCAAGTTGTTTTCACGCTACTTACCCTTTCCCTCGGCATTCTTTGGTCAGGCATTTTGGCTTACATCGTCGGTTATTATTTTGTAAAACCTTTGAAACGATTAGAAATGGCCGCGGAAGAAGCGTCCAATGGAAATATTTCGATGGACGTACAAATCTCAAAAACGGACGATGAAATTCGCTCCCTCGGCATCGCGTTTAACCATATGTTAAAAAATTTGCGGCAAATGGTTAAGTTGATTGAAGATAATTTCGCTGCGACGAATGAGAAAGTGTTGCTCATTTCCGAAGAAACGAAGAAGGCAACGGAACAGGCGGAAAATATTGCTCGAACCGTCGATGAGATATCGATGGGAGCGGAAAATTCTGCCCAATCGATTACGAATACGGCCGAATCGATCGATGACGTGACATCATTAGCTAAAGATGTTCAACGGAAGGCGAAACATTCGGAAACGACGGCAAAGGAAATGCTCGACGTTTTAGGAGAAAGTAAAAAGGTCATTTGCTCTTTAATCGACGGCATTCAACATGTGGCGAACGGAAATAAGGAAACGTTACAGTCGGTGGAACGTCTCTCGAATCAAGCGGCCAAAATCGAACAAATTATTCAACTTGTCGGTGATATAGCCGATCAGACGAATTTACTTGCCCTTAATGCGTCCATTGAAGCGGCACGTGCCGGACAACACGGTCGAGGTTTTGCCGTCGTAGCGGATGAAGTAAGGAAACTAGCCGATGAAAGCGCAAAAGCGGTAAGCGGTATCACGGAGCTCATAACGAATATTCAAACGGAAGTGAAGACGGTCGTTGAACATATAACCGAACAAGTACAAGTCGTTGATCGGGAAGTGGAGAAGGCGGGTTCGGCGAATACGATGATGGAAACGATGGCATCGACGACATATCAAGTGGCAGATGAAGTTGAAAAAATAACCAGATTAATCGATCAACAAATGGAAAGCATTCAAAAAACGGCAGAGGATTCCCAAGATGTTTCTGCCATTGCCGAACAAACATCCGCCGGTGCCCAACAAGTAGCAGCAGCGACGCAGGAACAAACATACGTCATGGAAAATATTAAACAAACCGGAATAGAATTGAAAAGTAATGCGGAAAAATTACGAAAGACGATCACTCAATTTAAAGTTTAA
- the rpiB gene encoding ribose 5-phosphate isomerase B: MKVAVASDHGGIHIRAEIIDLLKEMGLEYEDFGCDCETSVDYPDYALPVAEKVANGEFDRAILICGTGIGMSIAANKVKGIRCSLCHDVYSARLTREHNDANVLAMGERVIGPGLARDIAKTWLTTEFTGGRHERRIGKITDYEKND; this comes from the coding sequence ATGAAAGTGGCTGTAGCAAGCGATCACGGAGGTATTCATATCCGTGCGGAGATCATCGACCTGTTAAAGGAAATGGGATTGGAATACGAAGACTTCGGTTGCGATTGTGAAACGTCGGTGGACTATCCTGACTATGCTCTTCCCGTTGCCGAAAAAGTCGCGAATGGTGAATTCGATCGGGCTATTTTAATTTGCGGTACAGGCATTGGTATGAGCATCGCCGCGAACAAAGTAAAGGGTATTCGTTGTTCTCTTTGTCATGACGTGTACAGTGCAAGACTTACGAGAGAACATAACGATGCGAACGTTTTAGCAATGGGGGAACGGGTTATCGGACCGGGACTTGCGAGGGATATTGCGAAAACGTGGTTGACGACCGAATTTACCGGAGGAAGACACGAAAGAAGAATTGGTAAAATTACCGACTACGAGAAAAACGATTAA
- a CDS encoding TIGR01440 family protein: MEREQIWRQELKSILQQFQKQIDPKPNQIFVIGCSTSEVIGEKIGTAGSLEVAKMLYSEIKAFAKKNGLQLAIQCCEHLNRALVVERNVQEERGYDEVSVIPVPNAGGSMATVAYRNMESPVVVESIQADYGMDIGDTFIGMHFKPVVVPVRVSITTIGKAHVTLAKTRPKLIGGQRAVYSIKEAESHCT; encoded by the coding sequence ATGGAAAGGGAACAAATTTGGAGACAGGAATTAAAGTCGATTTTACAACAATTTCAAAAACAAATCGATCCGAAACCGAATCAAATTTTCGTCATCGGTTGTTCCACCTCAGAAGTCATTGGGGAAAAAATCGGAACGGCCGGTTCATTGGAAGTGGCAAAAATGCTTTATTCCGAAATAAAGGCGTTCGCAAAGAAAAACGGACTACAACTCGCCATCCAATGTTGTGAACATTTAAACCGTGCCCTTGTCGTAGAAAGGAATGTTCAAGAGGAAAGGGGTTACGACGAAGTGTCCGTCATTCCCGTACCTAATGCGGGCGGTTCGATGGCGACGGTTGCTTATCGGAATATGGAGTCACCTGTTGTCGTTGAATCAATTCAAGCCGATTACGGTATGGACATCGGCGATACGTTTATCGGTATGCATTTCAAACCGGTTGTCGTTCCCGTTCGAGTATCAATAACAACGATTGGGAAAGCCCATGTTACGTTGGCGAAAACCCGCCCGAAATTAATCGGGGGACAAAGAGCGGTCTATTCCATCAAAGAAGCTGAATCCCATTGTACGTAA
- the glyA gene encoding serine hydroxymethyltransferase, whose translation MNELKNQDMEVYEAIQGELNRQREHIELIASENFVSKAVMEAQGSVLTNKYAEGYPGRRYYGGCDYVDVAENIARNRAKTIFGAEHANVQPHSGAQANMAVYFTVLQPGDTVLGMNLSHGGHLTHGSPVNFSGIQYNFVDYGVDEKTQMINYDDVLQKAKEHKPKLIVAGASAYPRTIDFQKFREIADEVGAYLMVDMAHIAGLVAVGLHPNPVPYADFVTTTTHKTLRGPRGGMILCKEQFAKKIDKAIFPGIQGGPLMHVIAAKAVAFGEVLQDSFKQYMKNVINNAKKLGETLKEEGFDLVSGGTDNHLLLVDLRKFGITGKAAEKALDEVGITVNKNTIPFDPESPFVTSGIRIGTPAVTTRGFTEKDMEEVGKIIAFTLKNIDDEQVKREAKLRVQSLTKKYPIYE comes from the coding sequence TTGAATGAACTAAAAAATCAAGATATGGAAGTGTATGAAGCGATTCAAGGGGAATTGAATCGACAACGGGAACATATTGAATTGATCGCTTCGGAAAATTTTGTTTCAAAGGCGGTTATGGAAGCACAAGGGTCCGTGTTGACGAATAAATACGCGGAAGGCTATCCGGGTAGACGGTATTATGGTGGATGTGATTATGTCGATGTCGCAGAAAATATCGCCAGAAACCGAGCGAAAACCATTTTCGGAGCGGAACATGCAAACGTCCAACCCCATTCCGGCGCCCAAGCGAATATGGCCGTTTACTTTACCGTTTTACAACCGGGTGATACCGTTTTAGGCATGAACTTGTCCCATGGCGGACATTTGACCCACGGTAGTCCAGTGAACTTTAGCGGTATTCAATACAATTTCGTTGACTATGGCGTAGACGAAAAGACGCAAATGATTAATTATGACGATGTTTTACAAAAGGCGAAGGAACATAAACCGAAATTAATTGTCGCCGGGGCGAGTGCCTATCCGCGGACAATTGACTTTCAAAAATTCCGCGAAATCGCCGATGAGGTCGGTGCGTATTTAATGGTGGATATGGCCCATATTGCTGGCTTAGTCGCCGTTGGACTCCATCCGAATCCGGTTCCTTATGCTGATTTTGTCACGACGACGACCCATAAAACGTTGCGCGGCCCACGGGGGGGAATGATTTTATGCAAAGAGCAATTCGCGAAAAAAATTGATAAAGCGATCTTCCCTGGTATTCAAGGTGGCCCGCTTATGCACGTTATTGCAGCGAAAGCGGTGGCGTTCGGAGAAGTGTTACAAGACTCCTTCAAACAATATATGAAAAATGTGATCAATAATGCGAAAAAGCTCGGAGAAACGTTAAAAGAAGAAGGTTTTGATCTCGTATCCGGGGGTACCGATAATCATCTATTGCTCGTCGATTTAAGAAAGTTTGGTATTACTGGAAAAGCGGCAGAAAAAGCGCTCGATGAAGTCGGTATTACGGTGAACAAAAATACGATTCCCTTTGACCCTGAAAGCCCGTTCGTGACAAGTGGCATTCGAATCGGAACGCCTGCGGTAACGACGCGAGGGTTTACGGAAAAGGATATGGAAGAAGTAGGGAAAATTATTGCCTTTACATTGAAAAATATCGATGATGAACAAGTGAAACGAGAAGCAAAATTGCGGGTTCAATCGTTAACAAAAAAATATCCGATTTATGAATAA
- the upp gene encoding uracil phosphoribosyltransferase — protein sequence MGKVFVFDHPLIQHKLTYIRQKETGTKEFRELVDEIATLMAFEVTRDLPLTDIEIETPICKTKAKVLTGKKLGVVPILRAGIGMVDGILKLIPNARVGHVGLYRDPKTLKPVEYYVKLPTDIEERDFIVVDPMLATGGSAVEAIHALKKRGAKHIMFMCLIAAPEGVKTLEEAHPDVDIYIAALDEKLNEKGYIVPGLGDAGDRLFGTK from the coding sequence ATGGGGAAAGTATTTGTTTTTGATCATCCATTAATTCAACACAAATTGACGTACATCCGCCAAAAGGAAACCGGAACGAAGGAATTTCGCGAACTCGTCGATGAAATTGCGACCCTTATGGCCTTTGAGGTGACCCGTGACTTACCTTTAACAGATATTGAAATCGAAACGCCGATATGTAAAACGAAGGCGAAAGTGTTAACCGGAAAGAAACTCGGCGTCGTCCCAATTTTGCGTGCAGGAATAGGGATGGTTGACGGAATATTGAAACTTATTCCGAATGCACGCGTTGGCCATGTCGGATTGTATCGCGACCCGAAAACGTTAAAACCGGTGGAATACTATGTGAAATTACCTACAGATATCGAGGAACGGGATTTTATCGTTGTCGATCCGATGCTGGCTACAGGTGGGTCTGCTGTTGAAGCGATTCATGCATTGAAAAAACGAGGAGCGAAACATATCATGTTTATGTGTTTAATCGCTGCTCCTGAAGGCGTGAAAACGTTAGAAGAAGCCCATCCGGATGTGGATATTTACATCGCCGCTTTGGATGAGAAGTTGAACGAAAAAGGTTACATCGTTCCCGGTCTTGGAGATGCAGGCGATCGTCTGTTCGGAACAAAATAA
- the wecB gene encoding non-hydrolyzing UDP-N-acetylglucosamine 2-epimerase — protein sequence MLIFGTRPEAIKMAPLVLELQKRKEQFETIVTVTAQHRQMLDQVLHIFGIDPDFDLNIMKDRQTLIDVTTKGLEGLDDVMKKVRPDIVLVHGDTTTTFVASLAAFYNKIVVGHVEAGLRTWNKYSPYPEEMNRQLTGVLADLHFAPTIQSASNLQDENKRDETIFVTGNTAIDALKTTVKDEYTHPVLDQIGNDRMILLTAHRRENLGEPMRNMFRAIKRIVRETPDVQVVYPVHLNPVVREVANEILGNDSRIHLIEPLDVIDFHNFAARAYLILTDSGGIQEEAPSLGKPVLVLRDTTERPEGIEAGTLKLAGIQEEPIYELTKELLSDERAYEQMAQAANPYGDGHASKRIADAILYYFHKTDKLPKPFHP from the coding sequence ATGTTGATTTTCGGAACGAGACCGGAAGCGATTAAAATGGCCCCCCTTGTTCTCGAATTGCAAAAACGGAAGGAACAATTTGAAACGATCGTTACCGTTACTGCCCAGCATCGACAAATGTTGGATCAAGTTTTACATATTTTCGGGATCGATCCGGATTTCGATTTAAATATAATGAAAGATCGGCAAACGTTAATCGATGTGACGACCAAGGGATTGGAAGGCTTAGACGACGTGATGAAAAAGGTTCGCCCGGATATCGTGTTAGTTCACGGAGATACGACGACGACCTTTGTTGCTAGTTTAGCGGCCTTTTACAACAAAATTGTCGTCGGTCATGTGGAAGCCGGACTTCGCACTTGGAATAAATATTCTCCTTATCCGGAGGAGATGAACAGACAACTGACCGGTGTGTTGGCTGATCTTCATTTTGCACCGACGATTCAATCCGCATCCAATTTACAGGACGAAAATAAAAGGGATGAAACGATTTTCGTCACGGGGAATACAGCCATCGACGCGTTAAAAACGACGGTGAAGGATGAATATACTCATCCCGTTTTAGATCAAATCGGAAACGATCGAATGATTTTATTGACTGCCCATCGAAGGGAAAATCTCGGTGAACCGATGCGGAATATGTTCCGTGCCATTAAACGAATTGTACGGGAAACACCGGATGTACAAGTCGTTTATCCCGTTCATTTAAATCCGGTTGTACGAGAAGTTGCCAATGAAATTTTAGGGAACGATTCACGTATTCACCTTATTGAACCGTTAGATGTGATTGATTTCCATAATTTCGCAGCACGAGCTTATCTCATTTTGACCGATTCCGGTGGTATTCAAGAAGAAGCTCCTTCGTTAGGAAAACCTGTGCTCGTTTTACGGGATACGACGGAGCGGCCAGAGGGAATCGAAGCTGGGACGTTAAAATTGGCCGGTATTCAAGAAGAGCCGATTTACGAACTGACGAAGGAATTGCTTTCAGACGAAAGGGCGTATGAACAAATGGCCCAGGCGGCGAATCCGTACGGAGATGGTCACGCTTCTAAACGAATTGCAGATGCCATTTTATATTATTTTCATAAGACGGACAAATTGCCAAAACCTTTTCATCCATAA